GTGTCGTCGGCGACCACGGCGATCTCGCTGGGCCCCATGAGCCCGTCGATGCCCACCTGTCCGTAAACCAAGGCCTTGGCGGCGGTGACGTAGGCGTTGCCGGGGCCCACCACCAGGTCGCAACGGGGCACGCTGGCGGTACCGTAGGCCAGGGCGGCGATGGCCTGGGCGCCCCCCACCTTGACCACCAGCCGGGCTCCCACCAGGTGGGCCGCCCCCAGGATCAAGGGGTCCACGGTGCCGTCGGGCCTGGGCGGCGTGGCCAGCACTACCTCGGGTACCCCCGCCACCCGGGCCGGAATGCCGGCCATGATCACGGTGGACGGGTAGGGATGCCGCCCGCCGGGCACATAAATGCCCGCCCGGGCCACAGGCCGCATCATCTGGCCCCACCAGCCCCCGTCGGGGGCGGGCTCCATCCAGCTGCGGGGCCGGGAGCGGCGGTGATACTCTTCGATGCGGGCCGCCGCCGTCTGGAGGGCCGCCTTGTCGGCGGCGGGCAGGAGGTCCCAGGCGGCCGCCGTTTCTTCTTTTGTAATGAACAGCCGGTCCAGGCGGACGCCGTCAAACTTCTCCGTCAGTTCCAGCAGGGCCCGGTCGCCGGCTTCCCGCACCTGCCGGATGATCCGGGCGGCCTGCTCCACCACCGCCGGGGGCAGGCCGGCAGGCCCCGTTTCGTCGCCGGGGTCGGCCTGGGGCCCGAAGCGGCGTCGGAATTCCTCAGGGGTGCAAAGGGGCAGCAGATCGTCCTGCTGCCAATCCGTCGCTTCTGGCTGCAGGGTGCTCATTTCTCCTCCGCCCTCCCTCGCCGGGCAGCCACCTGGCGGCCCGCTTCCCGGAGCCGTTCCACCAGGGGCCACAACTGCCTGGACGTGGTGGCCCGCAAGGCGGCGGCGTTGCCGATGAGGCGGGTGGTGATGGCCGCGATTTCTGCCACTTCCACCAGGCCGTGGCGCTTCAAAGTGCCGCCCGTTTCCACGATGTCCACCACCCCGTCGGCCAGGCCCAAGGCAGGGGCGATTTCCACCGAGCCCCGCAGGGGGATGATGGTCACCGCCCGGCCCAGGCTTTGAAAGTAAGCCCGGGCAATGTTGGGCAGGCCGGTGGCGATGCGCAGGGGGCCCCGCCCCGGCGCCAGCAAGTCGGCGGCGTCCCCGGCGGGGGCGGCCAAGGAGATGCGGCATTGGCCGATGGACAGGTCGGCCAGTTCCTGCACATCGGGCCCGGGATCCCGCTCCATCAGCACGTCCTTGCCCGTCAGGCCCAGCTGGGCCACCCCGGCGGCCACATAGGTCAGCACGTCGGCGCTGCGCACGATCAGCACCCGGGGCCCGCCCGGCTGCTGGGGCTCCACCAGGAGCAGGTCCTTAGGGGGGTCCCCTTCCACCAGCCCCGCTCCCCGCAGCACCTCCCAGGCCGGGGCCAGCATGCGGCCCTTGGCTACGGCGATGGTCAGGGGCCGCTCGCCGTTCTTACTGGCCAGCATCGGTCATGACCTCCCCAGCCTGGCCCCGGATCCGGCCGGCCGCCGGGGGCGGGGCCGGGTGGTCCATCAGACTGCGCAAGACCCGCCGGCCCAAGGGAGAGCCGGGCTCCACCTGATGCAGGCCTTTTTCGTCGGCAACAATTACTTTTATAGAAACCTCAGAGGCGCCTGCCGCCGTGCCGGGTGCGGCCTCCCCTTCCGGGGCCGCCTCTTCACCCAACTCGTCACCGGTCAAAGGCAGCAGCACTGCGCTTCGACCCTTAGCCCGGAGGCGGGCCGCCTCCTCCCAGGCCCGGCGCAGCACCGGCCCTTCCCCTCGGGCCGCCACCACGTAGTCGGGTCCGCCCGGCAGCCGGTCGCCGGCGGCCTGGGTGAGAATGTCCAAATCCAAGGCGAAGCCGGCCGCCGCCACGGGAGTGTCGAAGGCCCTGAACAGGCTGTCGTAGCGGCCGCCGCCGGCTACCACCTCGTCACCCCCGGCCCCGGCAGCCACCACCTGAAACACGAAGCCGTCGTAGTAGCCCAGATCCCGCAGCAGGCCCAGGTCCACCAGGGGAGCCGGGCCGCCGGCCAAGGCGGTCACTTCCTCCAGGTGGGCCAGGATCGCCGTCACTTCATCTTTTTCCGGGCCGGCGGGGATGCGGGCCAGGCGCTCCCCCACTTCCGCCAGGGAGCCCCGGAAGGTGAGCCAGCCCCACACCTCTTCCGACAGGGGCGATTTCACGGTGGTGTTGAGGATCATCTCCAAGGTGACGAAGTCGCCCCGGGCCAAGGTCTGGACCAGGCGGTCGGCAAGGGCCTCGGCGCCGGCGTCGACATCGTCCGCATCGTCCACGCCGGCGGTCCGGGCAGCCAGGGCGGCGATGGCCCGGGCGATGCCCACATGGTTGATGATCACCGTGGCCTCCAGCCCCGGCACCGCCTGCAGGGACTCCCAGGCGGTGGCCAGCACTTCGGCGTCGCCCGCCGGGCCGGAGACGCCCAGGAGTTCCGCGCCCACCTGCCGCAGGCGCCGCCACGGCCCGCCCATGGACCGGTACACTTCGGTCTCGTAAGCAACCCGCACGGGTTTGGAGCGGGGCCAGGTGCCCTCCAGCCACAAGGTCAACACGCCCAGGGTGGCGTCGGGCAGCAGCAGGCGTACATCCCCGTCGGGGCCGATGAACTTGCAGCCTTCCCCGGCGAACCGGTGCAGCGCCGGGCGCAGTTCCTCGTAATCCAGCCACGGGGGCAGGGCCTGCTCCTCGTAGCCCCAGCGCTGCAATACCTGCAGGACCGAGCGGGCCAATTCCCGCCGGGCCCGCGGCACAGATGTCGTAGGCGACCACATGGCCTTCCTTGCCTCATCTCTTTAGTGTGATAAAGCAGTAAAGTATTAAAGCAAACTATATGGAAGTCTACAGCATGGCTTATGGGGCGTCAAGGGCCACAGGTGAAAGGTAATAATTTGCGCCTGATACCGATGAGGAAGGTGATGGAAGGGCGCAGGCAAGATAGTCCTGCCGTCAGGAGGAATCGCCGGGGCTGCCGGCCCCATCCAAATCGCCGGAGGCATCGGAATCAGCAGGGTCGCCGGCCCCCTGGGCCTGCTTATCCCGCTCCGCCAGGCGCTCCAGGACCATGACGTAGCCGTCGGCGCCGTACTCCAGGAAGCGGCGGATCCGGCTGACGGTGGCGCTGCTCATCCCCGTGGCCCCTTGAATCTCCTCGTAGGTGGCGCCGGCCGCCAGCATTTCCGCCGCCCGCAGCCGGTGGGCCATGGTGCGGATCTCGCCGATGGTGCACAGGTCATAAAAAAAACGGTAGCACTCCTCCCGGTCCCGCAGGCCCAGGATGGCGTCAAAAAGCCGGTCCACCGCCGGGCTTCTCAGCCGTTCATATGCCATATCTCATCCCCCCGGTGTCCCGGCATCTTCTCCCCGAACCGCCGTCTCATCCTCCAGGCGGGAACCCGTCACGGCCTTAGCCACCCAATTGGGCCGGGAAGGCTCCTCAGCCTTGGCGGACTCGTCCACCCGGGCCACCCGCAGGGCGCCCATGCGCTCCAGCACCGACAGGGCCGACCCCGCCGCCCCCGGCTGGTCAAAGGTGAAAATAGCCAGCAGGTGACCGCCCAGAACATGCTTCATGAAGCCGTCTACTTGATGGCCCGCCAGGCCCCGTTCCGACAGCAACCGGCGGAAGTCGCCCTGGGAGGCGATACTCCCCTCAGAGTTGTCGGCGGCGGCGTTGGCGCCGGCAGCGCTCCCGGCGGCATTGGCGCCCGAGGCTTTGGCCCCTACGGCGTTGGCACCGGCGGCATCCCCGTGCATCTTAACCTCATTCTCCACCCGCCGGGCGGCGGTCAGCACCGCCCGCGCCAGGGGCACATCGGGGCTCAGTTCATCCTCGCGGCCCATCTGGGCGCTGATAATGATGCGCTGGAAGGAATGACCCGCCCGCTTCAGCACCGCCGTCGCCCTGTCGATCAGCTTGCGGTCGTGGAACAGACCCATGGCGATGGACATGCTTCAACCCCCATTGCCGTCGTCTGCCAGTGCCATCCGGATGACTTCCCCGGCCGGCGGCAGCAGCCGGTACTGGTGGAGTTGGTCTACCGGCACCCAGGCTGCGCCGGCGGCATCGCTGCCCGGTCGCAAGCGTCCTCCCCGATAAGAGGCCTCATAGTACAAAATCAAATAATGGAAAAGAACGTCGCCGTCAACATTTTTTTCAATGGCGTCAAATACATGCAACAAGCGGCCGGGGGTCACAGAGAGGCCCGTTTCCTCCATAACCTCCCGTGCCAAGGCGGCGGCCACCTCCTCGCCCCAGCGGATGCTGCCGCCCGGCAGGGACCACCAGCCGGCGAAGGGCTCCGAGCCCCGCTGCACCAGGAGCACCTTCCCATTTTCGTTGAAAACCACGGCGTGGCAAGAAGGACGGGGAACATTAGGCTGGGAAGACGGTACCGACGGTCGGGCCATAGGCTACCCCTCTATCCGGGCCTTCACTGGTCCAGCAAATCGCCGCCGCAATGGGGGCAGGCATAGACGAAATGGGACTTGAGGCGCACGTTGGGGGGCAGGCTCTCCGCCTCTTCCCGGCTGAGAAAGCGCTTGAAGGCCAAGTCCTTGACGGCGTAGTCCCCGCCGCAGCGGGGGCAGATCTTGCGGCCGCGGAACCGGGCCCGGAAGGGAGCCAGCAGCCGCACCCACCAACCGGGTCCCTGGGCCGGGGCCGCCTTGGCCGCCCGGCCTGCCCGGCGACGCTCCAAGGGGATGGGAGACCCGGCCGGCTTGACCGGCGCCGCACCGACGTTCATCCCGGGGCCGGCGGCCGCCCCCGCCGCCGCCGACGACCCGGCGGCCACGCTGAAGGCCATGCTCTTGGCGTCGGGGAGGCCCAGCAGCTTGGACGCCTCGAACAAATCGATGCCCACCAAATTTCCCTGGGAGTCGAATTTGGCCACCATGCCGGGGGCCAACTGCTCCATGCGCACCGCCCGCAAGGGCAATCCCGGCCCGCCGTCCGGCTTCTCCCCGTCGCCCTGGGCGACCTGGGTGAAGCCGATGGCCAAGACATCCCGTTCCGGATCCAAGTACAAGCTGATGTGGAGCCGCCCGGCCACAACCAACCTCCCTCAGGGGAGCCCACGGCTCCCCGTCAGGCAACATGTTACTACGAGTGGAGGAGATCAGGAACGGTGACGAAGCGGTAGCCCTGGTCCCGCAGGGCTCGGATGATCCGGGGCAGGGCCTCCACGGTGCCCTCCAGGCTTTGCCCCGGCCCCCCGGCGCTGTGGAGCAGGATGATGGCGCCGGGCCTGATGTTTGCCAGGACGGTGTCCACGATCTGGTCGGCGGGCGGGCTCAGCCAGTCCCGGGGATCGATGGTCCACAATACGATGGTGTATTTCTGGGCGATGACCGTCTCAGCCCCCTGCACGCCCAAAGCCCCGTAGGGCGGCCGGAACAGGCGGTTGTCGCTCACCCCGTGCTGGCGCAGCAGCCTTACGTTCTCCTGGAGGTCGGCCTCAATTTGGGCGGGCGTCAGACCGGCGTAGCGGGCGTGGAGATAGCCGTGGTTCCCCACGGCATGCCCATCCCGGATGATGCGGCGCAGCACCTGGGGATTTTCCTGGGCCCGCACGCCGGTGACGAAGAAGGTGGCCGGCACCCGCTCCCGCCGCAGCACATCCAGGATTTGCGGCGTGTACCGGTCGTCGGGGCCGTCATCGAAGGTGAGGGCCACCAGGCGCTGATCACCGGGACCTGCCCTCACCACGTGGGCGGGGAACAAGGCCACCAAGTCGGCTTCCTCCAACTCCCGGTACCTGGCCTCCGGGCCGTCGCCGGGGTTGTCCGGGTCGGCGGGCGGCAGGCCCGGCGGCGGGCTGCCCAGAGGGCCCGGACCGCCCTCCAGCAACCAAATACCCATGCCCACTATTACTACCATGGCCGCTACGGCTATGACCGCCACGTGCACGATGCGCACCGGGCGCCCTCCCTCCCCGGGGAAAGCCCTTATCCATGGGCCGAGACTGCCCGGCCATAGTGTGACCCGGGCGGCGGGGCCCAATCCCGGCGGCACCGGTAGTCGGCGCCGGTCAAGCAGGAAGCGGCCGATTCAACGGGTGAGCTCTTCGATGCGGCGGGCCAGGTCCACATCCCGCCGGGTCAGGCCGCCGGCGTCGTGGGTGGTCAAGGCCAGATGAACCCGGCGATAGCGGATGTCGATGTCGGGATGGTGGTTGGCCGCTTCAGCCAACCCGGCTACGGTGTTGACGAAAAAGACGGCTTCTTTGAACGAAGGCAGGGTAAAGGTCTTGGCGAGGGCGTCGCCCGCCCGCTCCCAGCCGGGCAGGTCCGCCAGGGCGGCCCTGATCTCTTCTTCCCGCAGCAAATCCATAGGAGCACCTCCTCCCACCGCAAAGTTACGCAGGAAACAACCCCCGGGGCAATAACTACCCTAATTATGAACGTCCAGGACCTGCCCGAGGCGCTGCTGGTTTACATCGACATGTTCAACAACGGCCGGTTCTTTGAAAGCCATGAAGTGCTGGAAGGAGCCTGGCTGGAGAACAGCAGCGATTTTTACCAAGGCCTGATCATCTACGCCGCCGCCTACGTGAAGCGGGATTGGGGCAACCCCCGGGGCGTCGTCCGCAACTTCAATAAAGCCCTCAACTATCTGCGGAAGTACCGGCCCGCCTACCTGGGCCTGGACGTGGCCTTCCTGGTCGACCATGCGGAAAAATGCCTGGCAGCCCTGGCCCATGCCCAACCCGCCGCCGGCGATGCCGCAGGAGGTGCTGCAGGAGATGGGGCCGGCGACCCCGCCGCCACCCTGCAGCGCCTGGTGCCTTCCGTCCGGTTGGAGCCTGCCGCCCACCTCATTCAAGGCAACGAGCCGGAGCTTTGACCGGGCCTGGGAGGCAGGGCCTCCTCCCCCATCCCCAGCTGATCCTGGAGCCGCAGGCATTCCCTTAGTTCGGCGGCCCGCTCCGGCGCCAGGGCGGCCCGCAGCCCCCGTTGATCGTATTGGCCCGGGCCGATGACGTGGCCCCCCAGGGTCAGGATGACGGGCCCAGGGGTCAGGTCCCAGCCCCCGGCCTTCACCCGCCGCCCTTCCAGCAGGTCCACCAGGGCGGCCACCGTCAAGTCCACCCGGTTGCGACGGGCCAGGGAGCCGTAATGGACCATGGCCGGGGCCAGGGGCTTGAAACCGCCGCTGCCCGGTGTCGCCCACGCCAGGCCGATGCCGGCGACTTTCTCATAGGGCGGAACCTCTGATACCGTGGAAAGCCACAGGTCCCGGCCCACCCGGTACACCCCAAGACCGGCGAAGACGTCCTGGGGCAGGTCGAAGCGATCCTGCAGGTAGGTGGCGGCCGCCTCCCCGTCGGCACCGGGATCCAAATGGGCGGCTTCAAGGCCGGCGTCGTCGACGGCGCCCGGATCCCCTGCCCTAACCAGCCGGGCCACGTACATCCCCCCCGAATCCAAGTGGTGGGGGTACAGGCGGGTGGTAAGGGCCAGGTCGGGATGGAAGGTCTGGTCCTCCCAGGCAGTCAGGCCGGGGGCGGAGGCGGGCACCGGCACAGCCAAGGGCTCAATTCGGAAGGGGTCCTGCCCCCGGCCTGGGACCGCCTCCCCGGACTCGGCCGGCGGCAGGGAATCGGCCCGCGACCGCAGCAGCCCGTCCACCACCGCCTCGTTTTCCTCGGGGGCGAAAGTGCAGGTGGAGTAGACCAATACGCCGCCGGGGGCCACCAGGTCGGCGGCCCGGGCCAGGAGTTCCCCCTGGAGCCGGGCCAGGCGCCGGGCCTGCCGGGGCGTAGTCCCGCCCCGCACCCGGGGCGAGCGCCGGGCGTTGCCCTCGGCGGAGCAGGGCACGTCGGCCAGCACCCGGTGGAACCGCCGGTGGCCGGGAAAATCCCGGCCGTCGTAGCGGGTGACCACCACGTTGAACACGCCCAGCCGGGCCAGGTTGGACAGCAGGGCCCGCACCCGGGAACCGTCGGGCTCGTTGGCCACCACCACCCCCTGGGGGCCGACCTGGGCCGCCAGAAGAGTGGTCTTGCCCCCGGGGGCGGCGCAAAGATCCAAAATCCGCTCCCCCGGCCGGGCGCCCACGGCCAGGGCCGGCACCGCGGCCGCCGCCTCCTGGATGTAAAACAGGCCCAGCCAGTGAGCCACCGTCTTGGCCACGGGGAAGGGGCCTGACTCCACCTGGAAGAAGCCCGGCGCCCATGCCAAGGGCCGGAGGCGGAAGCCGAGACCCGCCAAGTGGGCGGCCAGGGCCGCAGGCTCGATGCGCAACGGGTTCGCCCGGAGCACCACCGGCTGGGGCCGGTCCAGAGCCTCGCTGAAGGCTTCCCAGTCAGGAATTATCCATCGATACCGCTCCACGCCGGTTCCCCTCGCCTTTTCAGTCCAACCCCCGTGGGATAGGATAGTGGCCGGGAGGCAGAGGCCATTGTCCTTCTACCGTCAAGTTTGGCACTACCTCGAAGGTTACAGGGCCACGATGGTTTTGGCCATCCTCTGCGCCCTGGCCCATACCCTCCTCAACCTGGTTCCCGCCCTGTTCGTCCGGGAGATCATGGCCCGGGTGGAGACGGCCGTCAGCACTGGGGAGGCAGTGAGCCGGGCCGGCCGGCTGGCCGGCTGGTCCCTGGGGGCCATCTTGGCCGCCCTGGCAGCCACCTACGGGCTGCGGGCCATCTTTTACTACGGCGACCGCTACCTGGCCCACGTGGCCGCCTGGGGCATGCTGGCCCAGCTGCGGGTGCGCCTGTACGCCCACCTGCAGCGCCTGTCCCACGGCTTCTTCAGCAGGCGCCAGTCGGGCGAACTGGCCCCCCGGGTCATCCACGACGTGAAGACGGTGGAATACTTCCTGGCCCACGGCCTGCCCGAAAGCGTGCTGACCCTGCTGGTGCCCGTGGCCATGACGGCGGTGCTGGCCACCATCAACTGGCAGTTGACGGCCCTGATTTTGATCCCGGTGCCTTTCCTCCTGTGGACCAACATCCACTACCTGCCGGCCATGCGCCGGGGCTACCGGCTCATCCACGACAAGATGGCCCAGGTCAACGCCATCATCACCGAGAGCATCCAGGGCATCGGCGTCATCAAATCCTTCACATATGAAAAAGAGCGGCTGGCTGTGGTGGCCCGGGA
The DNA window shown above is from Sphingobacteriaceae bacterium and carries:
- the hisD gene encoding histidinol dehydrogenase → MSTLQPEATDWQQDDLLPLCTPEEFRRRFGPQADPGDETGPAGLPPAVVEQAARIIRQVREAGDRALLELTEKFDGVRLDRLFITKEETAAAWDLLPAADKAALQTAAARIEEYHRRSRPRSWMEPAPDGGWWGQMMRPVARAGIYVPGGRHPYPSTVIMAGIPARVAGVPEVVLATPPRPDGTVDPLILGAAHLVGARLVVKVGGAQAIAALAYGTASVPRCDLVVGPGNAYVTAAKALVYGQVGIDGLMGPSEIAVVADDTADPAWVAADLAAQGEHGPDSVVVLLTTSSRLVTAVRDQLRKKLARLEEEGSPDAGVLAQSLARGAAVVNGDLAQGVDLANAMGPEHLHLYVDKPWDLLPLVQHAGAVYLGPWAPVAFGDYAAGPNHILPTGGTARYAAGLTVATFLRAGSVFAGSATALAAAGEAAAHLARREGLRAHADSLTARLSALVPEGDSGTGPGRDAGEATGKGRGGGEG
- the hisG gene encoding ATP phosphoribosyltransferase, whose protein sequence is MLASKNGERPLTIAVAKGRMLAPAWEVLRGAGLVEGDPPKDLLLVEPQQPGGPRVLIVRSADVLTYVAAGVAQLGLTGKDVLMERDPGPDVQELADLSIGQCRISLAAPAGDAADLLAPGRGPLRIATGLPNIARAYFQSLGRAVTIIPLRGSVEIAPALGLADGVVDIVETGGTLKRHGLVEVAEIAAITTRLIGNAAALRATTSRQLWPLVERLREAGRQVAARRGRAEEK
- a CDS encoding ATP phosphoribosyltransferase regulatory subunit; the protein is MWSPTTSVPRARRELARSVLQVLQRWGYEEQALPPWLDYEELRPALHRFAGEGCKFIGPDGDVRLLLPDATLGVLTLWLEGTWPRSKPVRVAYETEVYRSMGGPWRRLRQVGAELLGVSGPAGDAEVLATAWESLQAVPGLEATVIINHVGIARAIAALAARTAGVDDADDVDAGAEALADRLVQTLARGDFVTLEMILNTTVKSPLSEEVWGWLTFRGSLAEVGERLARIPAGPEKDEVTAILAHLEEVTALAGGPAPLVDLGLLRDLGYYDGFVFQVVAAGAGGDEVVAGGGRYDSLFRAFDTPVAAAGFALDLDILTQAAGDRLPGGPDYVVAARGEGPVLRRAWEEAARLRAKGRSAVLLPLTGDELGEEAAPEGEAAPGTAAGASEVSIKVIVADEKGLHQVEPGSPLGRRVLRSLMDHPAPPPAAGRIRGQAGEVMTDAGQ
- a CDS encoding YerC/YecD family TrpR-related protein, whose protein sequence is MAYERLRSPAVDRLFDAILGLRDREECYRFFYDLCTIGEIRTMAHRLRAAEMLAAGATYEEIQGATGMSSATVSRIRRFLEYGADGYVMVLERLAERDKQAQGAGDPADSDASGDLDGAGSPGDSS
- a CDS encoding NUDIX hydrolase, yielding MARPSVPSSQPNVPRPSCHAVVFNENGKVLLVQRGSEPFAGWWSLPGGSIRWGEEVAAALAREVMEETGLSVTPGRLLHVFDAIEKNVDGDVLFHYLILYYEASYRGGRLRPGSDAAGAAWVPVDQLHQYRLLPPAGEVIRMALADDGNGG
- a CDS encoding polysaccharide deacetylase family protein, yielding MRIVHVAVIAVAAMVVIVGMGIWLLEGGPGPLGSPPPGLPPADPDNPGDGPEARYRELEEADLVALFPAHVVRAGPGDQRLVALTFDDGPDDRYTPQILDVLRRERVPATFFVTGVRAQENPQVLRRIIRDGHAVGNHGYLHARYAGLTPAQIEADLQENVRLLRQHGVSDNRLFRPPYGALGVQGAETVIAQKYTIVLWTIDPRDWLSPPADQIVDTVLANIRPGAIILLHSAGGPGQSLEGTVEALPRIIRALRDQGYRFVTVPDLLHS
- a CDS encoding 4a-hydroxytetrahydrobiopterin dehydratase, whose translation is MDLLREEEIRAALADLPGWERAGDALAKTFTLPSFKEAVFFVNTVAGLAEAANHHPDIDIRYRRVHLALTTHDAGGLTRRDVDLARRIEELTR
- a CDS encoding DUF309 domain-containing protein, which gives rise to MNVQDLPEALLVYIDMFNNGRFFESHEVLEGAWLENSSDFYQGLIIYAAAYVKRDWGNPRGVVRNFNKALNYLRKYRPAYLGLDVAFLVDHAEKCLAALAHAQPAAGDAAGGAAGDGAGDPAATLQRLVPSVRLEPAAHLIQGNEPEL
- a CDS encoding RsmB/NOP family class I SAM-dependent RNA methyltransferase, with the translated sequence MERYRWIIPDWEAFSEALDRPQPVVLRANPLRIEPAALAAHLAGLGFRLRPLAWAPGFFQVESGPFPVAKTVAHWLGLFYIQEAAAAVPALAVGARPGERILDLCAAPGGKTTLLAAQVGPQGVVVANEPDGSRVRALLSNLARLGVFNVVVTRYDGRDFPGHRRFHRVLADVPCSAEGNARRSPRVRGGTTPRQARRLARLQGELLARAADLVAPGGVLVYSTCTFAPEENEAVVDGLLRSRADSLPPAESGEAVPGRGQDPFRIEPLAVPVPASAPGLTAWEDQTFHPDLALTTRLYPHHLDSGGMYVARLVRAGDPGAVDDAGLEAAHLDPGADGEAAATYLQDRFDLPQDVFAGLGVYRVGRDLWLSTVSEVPPYEKVAGIGLAWATPGSGGFKPLAPAMVHYGSLARRNRVDLTVAALVDLLEGRRVKAGGWDLTPGPVILTLGGHVIGPGQYDQRGLRAALAPERAAELRECLRLQDQLGMGEEALPPRPGQSSGSLP